From Alteribacter lacisalsi, a single genomic window includes:
- a CDS encoding DUF1540 domain-containing protein, producing MAQDVLCEVFNCVHNEEGKKCGASEIFVVSHKGKNASSQEETDCRTFEPAGL from the coding sequence ATGGCACAGGATGTCCTTTGTGAAGTTTTTAACTGCGTTCATAACGAGGAAGGCAAAAAATGCGGAGCGTCTGAAATCTTTGTGGTGAGCCATAAAGGGAAGAACGCCTCCTCCCAGGAGGAAACAGACTGCAGAACGTTCGAACCTGCAGGACTTTAA